Sequence from the Sphingosinicella ginsenosidimutans genome:
GGGCTTCGACGGCTTTTCCGTGATCCAGGGCCTGATGGAGGTCGAGCCGCCGCTCTTCGTCTTCGTCACCGCCTATGTCGACCATGCGTTGCGCGCGTTCGAGGCGGATGCGGTGGACTATCTGATGAAGCCGGTCGAGGAAGCCCGGCTGGCCGACACGATGGACCGCGTGCGCCAGCGCCTTGCCGAGAAGCGCGGCGCCGAGGAGGTGGCTGCGCTCAAGGAGGTGCTGGCCGAGGTCGCGCCCGAGGCGATGGAGAATGTCGAGGCCGCGACCGGCGACGACGCCCACGCCGCCAGCCGCTACGAGCGGATGATCAACATCAAGGACCGCGGCCAGATTTTCCGCGTCGATGTCGATACGATCGAGAGCGTCGAGGCCGCCGGCGACTATATGTGCATCAAGACGGGCGATAACACGCTGATCCTTCGCGAGACGATGAAGGACCTGGAAAAGCGGCTCGATCCGCGCCGGTTCCAGCGCGTCCACCGTTCGACCATCGTCAATCTCGATCAGGTCCGCCAGGTGAAGCCGCACACCAATGGCGAATGCTTCCTGGTGCTCGACAGCGGCAGCCAGGTGAAGGTGAGCCGCTCCTACCGCGACGTCGTCGCGCGCTTCGTGCATTGAGGGCGGCGCCCGCCAGGGTGGATATCTCGCCGCGGCATCGGGGGAGGATGTGATGACCGATATGGCCGCCAAAGCCCGCGCCTTTGCCGCGCTCCATGTGCCAGGCGATCCGCTGATCCTGTTCAACGCCTGGGATCCGGGCAGCGCGCGCGCCGTGGCGCTGGCCGGGGCGAAGGCGATCGCGACCGGAAGCTGGTCGGTCGCGGCGGCCAACGGCTTCGACGATGCCGAGGCGTTGCCGATCAACCTCGCCATCGACAATGCGGCGCGGATCGTCGCCGCCGTCGATCTGCCGGTGACGATCGACTTCGAGGGCGGCTATGCGACCGATCCGTCGGGGCTGGGCGAGCATTTCGCCTGGCTTGCCAAGACGGGCGCCGTCGGCTGCAATTTCGAGGATCAGATCGTTGGCGGCGAGGGCCTCCATGCGCCCGCCGATCAGGCGGCGCGCATCCGCGCCGCGCGCGCGGCCGTGGGTCCGGATTTCTTCATCAACGCGCGCACCGACATCTTCCTTCAGGCGAGTGCCGACACGCACGACGATGCGAAGGTCGATGCCGCGATCGAGCGCGCCGGCGCTTATGCCGAAGCGGGTGCGAGCGGCTTCTTCGTGCCCGGCCTCGTCGATCTGAGATTGCTCGAACGGGTCTGCTCCGCCTCGCCATTGCCGGTCAACTTCATGGCCTTTCCCGGCGCCCCGGAGGCGAACGCGGTCGCGCAGGCTGGCGTCGCCCGGATCAGCCACGGCCCCGGCCCCTATCGGATCGCGATGGAGGCGCTGAAAGCGGCGGCGGAGCAGGTGTACCGCGACTGACGCGTTTGGCCCTTGCCGTGCGCGCCGAAGCTTATAGCTTCGCGCGATGCTGCCGTCCGTCCTGATCGTCGACAATTTCCTGGCCGACCCGATGGCCGCGCGCCAGGCCGCGCTCGCGCTCGATTACGATCCCGGCTTCAAGAAGGGCAATTATCCGGGCCTGCTGTCGACCCGGCCGCTCGCGATCGGCGGGCTCGACGATGCGGTGGCCGGGCTGATCGGGCGCCCCGTCCGGCCGCAACCGGGCACCAGCCACGGCCATTGCCGGCTGACGCTCGCGCGGGAGAAGGGCCGGTCCGGGGTCCATATCGATCCGTGCTTCTATTCGGGGATCCTCTTCCTCACGCTTCCCGAACATTGCCGCGGCGGCACCGATTTCTACCGGCATCGGCGAACCGGTCTCGATCGCGTGCCGGAGGACCGGCTGGACATGGTCCGCGCGGGCTATGACGATCCCAACCGGCTCGTCGAGGAGGTGGTCAACCAGGATACGCTGAAGCCGTCGCGATGGGAGCGCAGCTTCACCGCGCCGATGCGCTTCAACCGGCTGCTTCTGTTCAGCCCGTGGATGTTCCACAATTCCGGCGCCGGCTTCGGCGACCGGCCGGACAATGGCCGGCTGGTCCACCTGATGTTCTTCGCGGCCGCCTGAGCTCAGGCGAGGCTCTTCGAGGCCTGTTCGAACACATCCTTGCTGAGGCCGGGCGTCGCGACCATCCGCTCCAGCTCGGCCCTCATCAGCGCGGCGCGGCCCTCGTCGAAGCGGCGCCAGCGGCCGAGCGGCGGCACCAGCTTGGCCGCGGTCTGCGGATTGAGCTTGTCCTCGGCCAGGATCATGTCGGCAAGGAATCGGTAGCCCCGGCCGGACGCATCGTGAAACGCGCGCTGGTTGACCGAGAAAGCGGCAACGAGCGAGCGCAGCCGGTTCGGATTGGCCAGCGTGAAATCGGGATGCCCGGCCAGCGCCTCGACCTGATCGAGCACATCGTCGCGGGTCGACAACGCCTGGGTCGTGAACCATTTGTCGAGCACAAGGCCATTGGTCCGGTAGCGTTCGTAAAAGGCCTGGAGCGCCGCATCGCGCTCGGCGGAATAGCCGTTGACGAGCACGCCGAGCGCGCCCTGGCGATCGGTCATGTTGTCGGATTCGTCATATTGCCGCTTGGCCAGCGCCGCCGCGTCCGGCGCGCCGGTCGCCGCGATATAGCCGAGCGCGATCGTCTTCAGCCGGCGGGCGCCCTTGGCCGCCGGATTATAGGCGTAGCGATTGGCGACATGGGCCCGGTAGGCATCGCGCCACAGCGGCTCGAGCGTCCTGCCGAGATCCGCTCGCAGCGCCTCGCGCCGCGCCCGGATCGCCTCCGGATCGACCACCGCCATGCGATCGCCGATGAAGGATTCGCTGGGCAGCAGCACCGCTTCCGCGATGAAGGCGGGATCGAGATTCGCGTCGGTGAGCGTCTGGCGCACCGCCTCGATCACCGGGGCGTGATCGGCCCCGCCCGTCGAGACCGCCGCGGTCAGCGTGTCCAGCATGAGCTGCTGCATCGCCTCGTAGCGGGCGAACGGATCGTCGTCGTGCGCGGACAGGAAGGCGAGGTCGACCGCACTCCGATCGGTCTCGACAATGACGGGCGCCGAAAAGTCGCGATTGATCGACAGGACGGGGCGCGCCGGCGCGCCATCGAGAGCGATCTCGTCGCTGGCCTTGTCGAGCACGATCAGCCGCTCGTCGGTCGGCCGTCCGGTCGCCTCGTCGAGCAGTGCGATCCTCAGCGGGATCGGCATCGGCTGCTTGACCGGCTGACCCGGCGTCGGCGGCACCTCCTGCTCCAGCGCGACATGGACGCCTTCGGTCCGGTTCACCAGCCGCGCCTTGATCCGCGGCGTGCCGGCCTGGCTGTACCACAAGCGGAAGTGCGACAGATCGACGCCGCTCGCATCCTCCATCGCCTTGACGAAATCCTCGCACGTCACCGCCTGGCCGTCGTGGCGCGAGAAATAGAGGTCGGTACCCGCGCGGAACCGCTCCGGGCCGAGGATGGTGTGCATCATCCTGATGACCTCGGCGCCCTTGTTGTAGACGGTCGCGGTGTAGAAGTTCGAAATCTCGATATAGGAATCGGGCCGCACCGGATGGGCGAGCGGCCCTGCATCCTCCGGAAACTGGGCGGCGCGAAGCATCTTCACGTCCTCGATCCGCTTCACCGCATGGCTGCCCATGTCGGCCGAGAAGCTCTGGTCGCGGAAGACGGTGAAGCCCTCCTTGAGGCTCAGCTGGAACCAGTCACGGCAGGTGACGCGGTCGCCCGACCAGTTGTGGAAATATTCATGCGCCACCACGCCGGCGATGGCGTCATAATCCGCGTCGGTCGCGGTATCCGGGTCGGCCAGGACGTAACGCGAGTTGAAGATGTTGAGGCCCTTATTCTCCATCGCGCCGAAGTTGAAGTCGTCCACCGCGACGATGTTGAAGATGTCGAGGTCATACTCGCGCCCATAGACCTCCTCGTCCCACTTCATCGCCGCCTTGAGGCTCGCCATGGCGTGCGCGGTCTTGGGAAGATCGCCCGCGCGCACCCAGATGCCGAGATCGACCTTGCGGCCCGACATGGTGGTGAACGTATCGCGGTTCGCGACCAGGTCGCCGGCCACCATCGCGAAGAGGTAGCAGGGCTTGGGGAACGGATCGTGCCACTCGGCCCAATGGGTGCCCCCTTCGCCTTCGCCCGACGCAACCAGGTCGCCATTGGCGAGCAGGACCGGATAGAGCGCCTTGTCGCCGCTCATCCGCAGCTTGTAGCGCGACAGCACGTCGGGCCGGTCGGGGAAGGGGGTGATGCGGCGAAAACCCTGCGCCTCGCACTGCGTGCACAGCATCGCGTTCGATTCATAAAGGCCCATGAGCTGGGTGTTGGCGCGCGGCGCGATCCGGACCTCGGTCTCGACGGTCGCGGATTCGCCCTCGATCGGGACGCGCAGCACCTGATCTTCGTACCAGTAATTGACCGGCTCGCCGTTCAGCGTGACGCGGTGGATCGCCTCCACCTCCGAATTGAGCAGCAGCGGCCGTCGGTGGCTGCCGTTGCGGCGGACCTGCAACGTCGCGCGGACGATCGTCCGCTCCGCCCCGAGCCGGAAATCCAGGCTGATGTCGGGGACGAGCCAGTCGGGCGGAGAATAATCCTCGCGGCGGATGACGGGCGGCGCGCCCGTGGTCTTGTTGACGTCCAGCATGTCCGGAACCTAGGCTCGCCGGCCGGCGCACGCAATCGCGGCGGCCCGACGAGTCGGGCGGTTCAACCAAATCGCCGCTTTGCGCGTTATGCCCGCCGCCCAGATCAGGAGGTTGCCATGATGCCTCTCCGCACGCTTCTTCCCGCCCTCGTCCTCCTCGCCGCCACCGGGTCGACAAGCTCCGGCCTCGCTCGCAGCGCCGCGCCCGCGCCGCACGGGGACGAATGTTTCAATGTCCGCTCGGTCGTCGACTACAGTTCGGCGGGGCGCGATGCGATCAACGTGCGTGTCGGCGGCAACCGCTACTACCGGCTCGATATTCTGGGGACCTGCCCGGACATCGATCTCAACTTCCGCCTGGGCCTGCGCTCGCGTTCGGGATCGAGCTGGATCTGCCATGACACGGACGCCGAAGTGATCGCGCGGGGCCCCTTCGGCCAGCCGGATCGCTGCCCGGTCGTCGGGATGCGCCAGCTCAGCGCCGAAGAGGTTGCTGCGATCCGGCATCCCCCGCGGCATCGACGCTGACCGGCCGGCGCGCGCCGAGCGCGGTGACGAGCCCGGCGATCGCCGTAAACCCGCCGGCGATGGCGAGCGGGGTCCAGCGATAATCCTCCCACGCGGTCGAAATCGCCATGGCGACGATCGGGATCAGGACGCTCGAATAGGCGGCCTCGGCCGCGCCGATGACGCGGATGATCCGGTAATAGAGCCAGAAGGCGAGCGAGGAGGCGATCACGCCAAGATAGAACAGGCCGATCCAGTAGGAGGGGCGCGGATCGAAGACCGGCGCGCCGCTGGTGAGCAAGGCGAAGAGCCCGTCGCCGAAGCCGCCGTAAAGCATGGCCCAGGCGAGGATTCCGGCGATCGCACGGCCGCGCATGGCCGGTGCGATCTGCATCACATTGGCGCCCGAGGCCCCGAGCACCGCGACCAGCGTGAGGCCAAGCCCGATCAGCGCCTCGCGGCCGCCGGCGGGGGCCGATCGCAGCTGATCGATGAAGAGAAGCGCGACGCCGGCCATCGCGACCGCCGAGCCGGCGACGAAACGACCGCTGACCGGCACCTTGAAGAACAGCCGCGCCATCACGGCGTTGGGCACGACCAGGAGCGCGAAGACGACCGCGGTGAGGCCGGAATTGATGTGGCGTTCGGCCGCATAGACGAAATTGTAGTTGATCACGAACTGGAGCAGGCCGAGGAGCATCGCGAGCCTGTGCCCGCCCGCATCGAGGCGGAGCGAGATCCCGGCCGCGCGCGCGACGATCGCCATCACCGCGCCGGCGATCAGGAACCGGTAGCTGACCGACCAGACCGCGGGAACGACCCCGAGCTGCCCCTTGATGACGATCCAGGTGGAGCTCCAGATCAGCGTGACCAGGATGAAGGGGAGGAGGAGCTTGGGGTCGCGCAGGCCCGCGCCCGCATCGCTCATAGCGCCCGGATCGCCGACGCGAGCGCCGCGACATGGGCGGGATCGCTGTCCCAGCTCGTCACCAGCCGTGCCTCGCCGGGGCCCCAGTCGTAGAAGTCGAACCCTTGCGCCCGGAGTGATGCGGCCTCATCTGCGCTCACCTTGATGAACACCTCGTTGGCCTCGGCCGCGAGGATCAGGCGATCGCCCGCCGCCTCCGCGATCGTCGCGGCGGCGGCATTGGCCGCGCGCGCGTTGCGCAGCCAGACATCGCCGTCGAGCATGGCGAGGATCTGGGCGGCGAGGAAGCGGCCCTTCGAGGCGAGGTGGCCGGCGCGTTTGCGGCGATAGCGTGTGGCGTCGGCGAGGCCGGGCGTGAAAAAGACGAGGCATTCGGCGGAAAGGCCGCCATTCTTGACGAAACCGAAGGAAAGCGCGTCGACGCCCGCGCGCCAGGTGAGATCGGCCGGGGCGCAGCCGAGCCGCGCGACCGCATTTGCGAAGCGGGCGCCATCGACGTGAAAGCCGATGCGGTGCCGTTTCGCGAGCTCGCCAAGCGCCGCCGTTTCCGCCGGCGTGTAGACCAGGCCATATTCGGTCGCGTTGGTGATCGACAAAGCGTGCGGCTGGACCTGATGCACGTCGCGGCGGATGCCGCCGATCAGCGTTTCGACCGATTCCGGGGTCACCTTCGCGCCGTCGCCTTCGGCGAGGAGCAGCTTGGCGCCACCCGTGAAGAATTCCGGCGCGCCGCATTCGTCGTTCTGGATATGGGCGTCGCGATGGCAGAGGACGGCGCCGTGCGAGGGGCACAACGCGGCCAGCGCGAGGCTGTTCGCCGCCGTGCCGGTCGCGATCCACAACACCTCGACCTCCCGTTCGAACAGGTCGGACAGCGCGCCGTCGAGCCGCTTGCTCCATTCATCGCCGTCATAGGCGGTGTCGAGCCGGTTGGCGGCGGAAAGGGCGGCGATGACCTCGGGACAGGCGGCCGCGGCATTGTCCGAAAAGAAGCGCATGGCGCAGCGGCATAATCGCGCAGGCCGGCGCGTCAACGGCGATCTGCCAGCGTGGAGCGGCGATGCCGGTCGTTTACCAAATGTTGGTTCCCATGGGCTTAGCCTTCGCCCCCAAGGAGCAGGGAGCGGCAATGGGCGTCGAGACCTTCGGGGCGAAGATGGATACCGGGCAGCGGGCGACGCGGCGCGCGCGCGTGCTGCTGGCCGCGAAGCTGCGCATGCCCGGCGGCGAGGTCGCCGCGCGTCTGCGTGATCTTTCGCCAAAGGGTGCGCTGATCGAATGCACCGCCACGCCGCGGCCCGGAACCGAGGTCGTCTTCATCCGCGGCGGCACCGAAATCCAGGCGCGTGTCGCCTGGGCTGCCGCCGGGCGGATCGGCCTGGAATTCGATCATCTGATCGACGCGCAGGAAATGCTCGTCCAGCTTCGCAAGGGGCCGAAGGGGGACGATCGCTACCGGGCGCCGGCGCCGTCTCAGCACGGCATCGGCCCCGCCCAGCTGCGTCTTGCCAAGGCCTGGGGCGTCACGGTCGGGCTCAGCGTGCCCGAGGCGGTCCAGCCGCGCAGGCGGCGGCCGTGAGCCATCTCGACGCCTGGAGCTCGGGTTTCGAGCATGGGCCGATGCTGATTCGCGGCGAGCTTTCCACCCGTGCGCCGCCGGCGCGCAATGCGATCGGCCGCCGCTCGCGCCGGATCGAGGTCGATCTCGGCGCGGGGCTGCGCCCGCGGGGCGCCGCGAGCGTGAGCGTCCAGGTCCAGGATCTGTCGGTCGAGGGCTTCTGCGTCCAGACATCCCTCCCATTTTCAAAGGACGACGATGTCTGGCTGCGGCTTCCGGGGCTGGAAGCCTATGCCGCGCGCGTGGTGTGGAGCGACGGATCGCGGATCGGCTGCGTCTTCGATCGGCCGCTCCACCCCGCCGTGCTTGAGATGATCGTCGAGCGGGCGCGACGTTGAACCTGAAGAGCGCGTCCTAAGGGGCTGACGATTCGATGAACTGTGCCGGCTGTGCTATGCGCGCCGAGTCGGAGGGGGAAGGCGACGACGATGGAATCGGATTTCCGTTACTATAGCCGCCGCGCGGCGGAGGAGCAGCGCCGGGCGATGCGGGCCGTGACCCAGGCCGCCCGGGAGCGCCATCGCGAACTCGCCAACCTGTTCGCGACCAAGGCCGAACAACGCGTCGGAGAATATGCGCGGGGCTGAAGCGGTTCGGGGACAGGCAAGCGCCCTTCCGGAATAACGCGAGCGGGGCGCGCTGCCGGTCGACCTCACGGCAATGCGCGGATCATCCGGGGATGCAGCTGCGCGCCATCGCCGCGACGGGCGTGCAGATTTCGGGATCGCCCGCGCAGCAGTCGTCGACAAGAAAGCCCAGCAGGTCGCGCATCCGGCCGTATCCCGCGGTGTAGATGATCGAACGTCCGTCGCGACGGGACTCCGCCAGCCCGGCCCGTTCGAGAATGGCCAGATGCGTTGAGAGCGTGTTGGGTCGAACGCCCACCTCGCGCGCGATCTCCCCGGCGCTCAACCCCTCCGGTCCGGCGCGCACCAACAGGCGGAAGACCGCAAGCCGGTGCGCCTGAGCGAGCGCGGACAGCGCCTCCACCGCCGAAGGCAGCAGCATCAGCAGCAGGCCGGGCCGGTCACATCGCTCGGTGCGCGGCAGGCGCTCGCGCCAGCATTGTCCGGAATCCTGTCCTCGCCATAAACGGTGGCCTCGCCATGGGTGAAAAACGTCTCCCAGCGGACCCCGGAGGGGTCGGTCACCCAGGATTTGTCGGATTTGGCGTAGCAGCAGGTCGTTGCCTCCTGGTCCAGCGTTTCGGCGCCGGCCGCCTTGAGCCGCGCCGCCATCGCGCCGAGCTCGGCCGGGCTTTCCACCTGGACGCCCACATGGTCGACGCCGAGTGCACGCGCCCGCGATGAAACGGCCAGATTGACCCGCGGATCATCCAGCATCCACTTGGCATAATCGTGCTTCAGCACGCACGGATCGGCATCGAACAAGGTGCTGTAAAAGGCGACGGCCTGCTCGATGTCCGGAACGCTGACGTGAAGGTGCAAGCGCTTCATTGGCGTCTCCCTGTCGATATTTCGAGAAATATCGAAACATCAGGCCGAGTCAAGGGCGAAAGCCCGCGATGCCGGATGACCGCTCCCTCTCACGCCACACCGCGCGCCCAAAGGGGCTGCACCCGGCCGGGCGGCCTCGTCGCTTCATTTCCGAGAGAAAATGGTGCTGCCGGTGAGGATTGAACTCACGACCTCAGCCTTACCAAGGATGCGCTCTACCACTGAGCTACGGCAGCATCTCGCCAGAACGGCGTCCCGATGGGGAGGCGGCGCTATGGCCATCCGGGGCCCTATCTGTCAAGGCGCGCGTCATGACCGGGGTGGATGAAGAGAAAGCGAAACGGCTGGCTGCCGCGCTGCGCGAGAATCTGAAACGCCGCAAGGCGCAGGCGCGCGAGGCGGCAAAGGCGCCCGAGAAGAAGCCCGACGCCTAGCTCAGAGCGGGGCGCACTGGGCTGCCAGCCATTCGAGCACCTCACCGTCGAGCTGCGGCGCGACGATCTCCATCACGCGCGCATGATAATCGTCGACCCAGGCACGCTCCTCGGCGGTCAGCATCGCCGTCTCGATGAGGTTGCGGTCGATCGGCGCGAAGGTGAGCGTCTCGAATCCGAGCAGTCTCTTT
This genomic interval carries:
- a CDS encoding DUF6491 family protein — translated: MMPLRTLLPALVLLAATGSTSSGLARSAAPAPHGDECFNVRSVVDYSSAGRDAINVRVGGNRYYRLDILGTCPDIDLNFRLGLRSRSGSSWICHDTDAEVIARGPFGQPDRCPVVGMRQLSAEEVAAIRHPPRHRR
- a CDS encoding threonine aldolase family protein; this translates as MRFFSDNAAAACPEVIAALSAANRLDTAYDGDEWSKRLDGALSDLFEREVEVLWIATGTAANSLALAALCPSHGAVLCHRDAHIQNDECGAPEFFTGGAKLLLAEGDGAKVTPESVETLIGGIRRDVHQVQPHALSITNATEYGLVYTPAETAALGELAKRHRIGFHVDGARFANAVARLGCAPADLTWRAGVDALSFGFVKNGGLSAECLVFFTPGLADATRYRRKRAGHLASKGRFLAAQILAMLDGDVWLRNARAANAAAATIAEAAGDRLILAAEANEVFIKVSADEAASLRAQGFDFYDWGPGEARLVTSWDSDPAHVAALASAIRAL
- a CDS encoding PilZ domain-containing protein, translating into MGVETFGAKMDTGQRATRRARVLLAAKLRMPGGEVAARLRDLSPKGALIECTATPRPGTEVVFIRGGTEIQARVAWAAAGRIGLEFDHLIDAQEMLVQLRKGPKGDDRYRAPAPSQHGIGPAQLRLAKAWGVTVGLSVPEAVQPRRRRP
- a CDS encoding isocitrate lyase/PEP mutase family protein — protein: MTDMAAKARAFAALHVPGDPLILFNAWDPGSARAVALAGAKAIATGSWSVAAANGFDDAEALPINLAIDNAARIVAAVDLPVTIDFEGGYATDPSGLGEHFAWLAKTGAVGCNFEDQIVGGEGLHAPADQAARIRAARAAVGPDFFINARTDIFLQASADTHDDAKVDAAIERAGAYAEAGASGFFVPGLVDLRLLERVCSASPLPVNFMAFPGAPEANAVAQAGVARISHGPGPYRIAMEALKAAAEQVYRD
- a CDS encoding ArsR/SmtB family transcription factor yields the protein MLLPSAVEALSALAQAHRLAVFRLLVRAGPEGLSAGEIAREVGVRPNTLSTHLAILERAGLAESRRDGRSIIYTAGYGRMRDLLGFLVDDCCAGDPEICTPVAAMARSCIPG
- a CDS encoding LytR/AlgR family response regulator transcription factor is translated as MTIRTILVDDETLAIQGLQLRLQAHEDVEIIDTCSNGREAIRSIKTHKPDLVFLDIQMPGFDGFSVIQGLMEVEPPLFVFVTAYVDHALRAFEADAVDYLMKPVEEARLADTMDRVRQRLAEKRGAEEVAALKEVLAEVAPEAMENVEAATGDDAHAASRYERMINIKDRGQIFRVDVDTIESVEAAGDYMCIKTGDNTLILRETMKDLEKRLDPRRFQRVHRSTIVNLDQVRQVKPHTNGECFLVLDSGSQVKVSRSYRDVVARFVH
- a CDS encoding PilZ domain-containing protein, coding for MSHLDAWSSGFEHGPMLIRGELSTRAPPARNAIGRRSRRIEVDLGAGLRPRGAASVSVQVQDLSVEGFCVQTSLPFSKDDDVWLRLPGLEAYAARVVWSDGSRIGCVFDRPLHPAVLEMIVERARR
- a CDS encoding ArsI/CadI family heavy metal resistance metalloenzyme gives rise to the protein MKRLHLHVSVPDIEQAVAFYSTLFDADPCVLKHDYAKWMLDDPRVNLAVSSRARALGVDHVGVQVESPAELGAMAARLKAAGAETLDQEATTCCYAKSDKSWVTDPSGVRWETFFTHGEATVYGEDRIPDNAGASACRAPSDVTGPACC
- a CDS encoding DMT family transporter, with translation MSDAGAGLRDPKLLLPFILVTLIWSSTWIVIKGQLGVVPAVWSVSYRFLIAGAVMAIVARAAGISLRLDAGGHRLAMLLGLLQFVINYNFVYAAERHINSGLTAVVFALLVVPNAVMARLFFKVPVSGRFVAGSAVAMAGVALLFIDQLRSAPAGGREALIGLGLTLVAVLGASGANVMQIAPAMRGRAIAGILAWAMLYGGFGDGLFALLTSGAPVFDPRPSYWIGLFYLGVIASSLAFWLYYRIIRVIGAAEAAYSSVLIPIVAMAISTAWEDYRWTPLAIAGGFTAIAGLVTALGARRPVSVDAAGDAGSQQPLRR
- a CDS encoding DUF6445 family protein codes for the protein MLPSVLIVDNFLADPMAARQAALALDYDPGFKKGNYPGLLSTRPLAIGGLDDAVAGLIGRPVRPQPGTSHGHCRLTLAREKGRSGVHIDPCFYSGILFLTLPEHCRGGTDFYRHRRTGLDRVPEDRLDMVRAGYDDPNRLVEEVVNQDTLKPSRWERSFTAPMRFNRLLLFSPWMFHNSGAGFGDRPDNGRLVHLMFFAAA
- the pepN gene encoding aminopeptidase N, producing the protein MLDVNKTTGAPPVIRREDYSPPDWLVPDISLDFRLGAERTIVRATLQVRRNGSHRRPLLLNSEVEAIHRVTLNGEPVNYWYEDQVLRVPIEGESATVETEVRIAPRANTQLMGLYESNAMLCTQCEAQGFRRITPFPDRPDVLSRYKLRMSGDKALYPVLLANGDLVASGEGEGGTHWAEWHDPFPKPCYLFAMVAGDLVANRDTFTTMSGRKVDLGIWVRAGDLPKTAHAMASLKAAMKWDEEVYGREYDLDIFNIVAVDDFNFGAMENKGLNIFNSRYVLADPDTATDADYDAIAGVVAHEYFHNWSGDRVTCRDWFQLSLKEGFTVFRDQSFSADMGSHAVKRIEDVKMLRAAQFPEDAGPLAHPVRPDSYIEISNFYTATVYNKGAEVIRMMHTILGPERFRAGTDLYFSRHDGQAVTCEDFVKAMEDASGVDLSHFRLWYSQAGTPRIKARLVNRTEGVHVALEQEVPPTPGQPVKQPMPIPLRIALLDEATGRPTDERLIVLDKASDEIALDGAPARPVLSINRDFSAPVIVETDRSAVDLAFLSAHDDDPFARYEAMQQLMLDTLTAAVSTGGADHAPVIEAVRQTLTDANLDPAFIAEAVLLPSESFIGDRMAVVDPEAIRARREALRADLGRTLEPLWRDAYRAHVANRYAYNPAAKGARRLKTIALGYIAATGAPDAAALAKRQYDESDNMTDRQGALGVLVNGYSAERDAALQAFYERYRTNGLVLDKWFTTQALSTRDDVLDQVEALAGHPDFTLANPNRLRSLVAAFSVNQRAFHDASGRGYRFLADMILAEDKLNPQTAAKLVPPLGRWRRFDEGRAALMRAELERMVATPGLSKDVFEQASKSLA